One genomic window of Streptomyces sp. WP-1 includes the following:
- a CDS encoding cupin domain-containing protein gives MTEEAQSSEQQTRPAVSVVGPGDGEMIVLGTTRMRVLEDGSRTGHRLAIAESVLAPHTQGPPQHRHARHDEGFYVLSGTVRFTVGDEEYDAGAGTLVMVPPGTPHTFANLTDQPAVMLSTFTPDLYVQYFRDLQEVLATGRPLTPQANIDVMSRYATEPATEPA, from the coding sequence ATGACCGAAGAAGCGCAGAGCAGTGAGCAGCAGACCCGCCCCGCGGTATCGGTGGTGGGTCCCGGTGATGGCGAGATGATCGTTCTGGGCACCACGCGGATGCGGGTCCTGGAGGACGGCAGCCGCACCGGGCACCGCCTCGCGATCGCCGAGTCCGTCCTCGCCCCGCACACCCAGGGGCCGCCGCAGCACCGCCATGCCCGGCACGACGAGGGCTTCTACGTGCTGTCGGGCACCGTACGGTTCACCGTCGGGGACGAGGAGTACGACGCCGGGGCGGGCACACTCGTGATGGTTCCGCCCGGGACGCCGCACACCTTCGCCAACCTGACCGACCAACCCGCCGTCATGCTGAGCACGTTCACCCCCGACCTGTACGTGCAGTACTTCCGGGACCTCCAGGAAGTACTCGCCACCGGCCGGCCGCTGACGCCCCAGGCCAACATCGACGTGATGAGCCGCTACGCGACCGAGCCCGCCACCGAGCCCGCCTGA
- a CDS encoding LysR family transcriptional regulator → MELRTLRYFVAVAEELHFGRAATRLHMSQPPLSRAIKQLEADVGALLFARSPAGVTLTAVGAVLLDEARDLLDHADRVRARVSAAAGVAAITIGILGDGTDPGVARLAAAYSRYHPDIDIRVRDTDLTDPTCGLSAGLVDVALTRAPFDTTALTVRALRSDPVGVVLRADDPLAGRDGLLLAELSDRRWFQFPQGTDPVWQSYWNGGRPREGPVVRTVQECLQAVLWNGTIGLAPLGHDLPAELAVVPLTDMPPSRVVAVWNEGDTNPLIRSFIEIATTAYRH, encoded by the coding sequence GTGGAGCTACGGACCTTGCGCTACTTCGTGGCGGTCGCCGAGGAACTCCACTTCGGCCGGGCCGCCACCCGCCTGCACATGAGCCAGCCGCCGCTGAGCCGGGCGATCAAGCAGTTGGAGGCCGACGTCGGGGCCCTGCTCTTCGCCCGCTCGCCGGCCGGCGTCACCCTCACCGCGGTGGGCGCGGTGCTGCTCGACGAGGCGCGGGACCTGCTCGACCATGCCGACCGCGTCCGGGCACGCGTCAGCGCGGCGGCCGGCGTCGCGGCCATCACCATCGGTATTCTCGGCGACGGCACCGACCCGGGAGTGGCCAGGCTGGCCGCCGCCTACAGCCGGTACCACCCCGACATCGACATCCGCGTCCGCGACACGGACCTGACCGACCCGACGTGCGGACTGAGCGCCGGACTGGTCGATGTCGCCCTCACCCGGGCGCCGTTCGACACGACGGCCCTGACGGTGCGTGCACTGCGGTCCGACCCGGTCGGCGTGGTCCTGCGCGCCGACGATCCGCTGGCCGGCCGCGACGGGCTGCTGCTGGCCGAGCTGAGCGACCGCCGCTGGTTCCAGTTCCCGCAGGGCACCGACCCCGTCTGGCAGTCGTACTGGAACGGTGGCCGGCCGCGCGAGGGCCCCGTGGTGCGCACCGTCCAGGAGTGCCTGCAAGCCGTGCTGTGGAACGGCACGATCGGCCTGGCCCCGCTGGGACACGACCTGCCCGCGGAGCTGGCCGTGGTGCCGCTGACCGACATGCCGCCGAGCCGAGTGGTGGCGGTGTGGAACGAGGGTGACACCAACCCCTTGATCCGATCCTTCATCGAGATCGCGACAACGGCCTACCGCCACTGA